Proteins found in one Candidatus Deferrimicrobium sp. genomic segment:
- the bcrA gene encoding benzoyl-CoA reductase subunit A: MRTFIGIDLGSTTTKSVLIDENLEVLGRGITNSRSNYDVAARVSKQEAKIAARFTLFRNALGKDAEHLLSDLERNFRLEQFLSALRQLEETCMGYLDHPRFQGTKAALRRSLDAVFRKIEGEAQEIYAPGAARKSDFFRDIAGSRFMNLAEAAGREEDIPFETMLNIYDKSIIDVESRVDPDETVATQMRNGLTRSLASDEGVGVDRGEALSALGKVLAIELEETYVVGTGYGRVRLPFPKEHIRSEILCHGLGAHMMFPGTRTVLDIGGQDTKGIQIDENGIVTSFQMNDRCAAGCGRYLGYIADEMKIGLHELGPIAMKATRVPRINSTCTVFAGAELRDRLALGEKREDILAGLHRAIMLRAISIISRSGGVTNEFTFTGGVAKNEAAVRELRKLLKENYGDVSINISPDSIYTGALGGANFALRAVVH, encoded by the coding sequence ATGCGCACGTTCATCGGCATCGATCTCGGGTCCACCACCACCAAGTCGGTCCTGATCGACGAGAACCTCGAGGTTCTCGGGCGCGGGATCACGAACTCCCGCTCCAACTACGACGTGGCCGCCCGGGTCTCGAAGCAGGAGGCGAAGATCGCCGCGCGGTTCACCCTGTTCCGGAACGCCCTCGGCAAGGACGCGGAGCACCTGCTTTCGGACCTCGAGCGGAACTTCCGGCTGGAGCAGTTCCTCTCCGCGCTGCGGCAGCTCGAGGAGACCTGCATGGGGTACCTCGACCACCCCCGCTTCCAGGGGACCAAGGCCGCGCTCCGCCGGTCCCTGGACGCCGTTTTCCGGAAGATCGAGGGGGAGGCACAGGAGATCTACGCCCCCGGCGCAGCGCGCAAGTCGGACTTCTTCCGCGACATCGCGGGATCGCGCTTCATGAACCTCGCGGAAGCGGCTGGCCGCGAGGAGGACATCCCCTTCGAGACGATGCTGAACATCTACGACAAGTCGATCATCGACGTGGAGAGCCGGGTCGATCCGGACGAGACCGTGGCGACCCAGATGCGGAACGGTCTCACCCGATCGCTCGCCTCCGACGAAGGGGTGGGCGTCGACCGGGGCGAGGCGCTTTCGGCCCTCGGAAAGGTCCTGGCGATCGAGCTGGAGGAGACGTACGTGGTCGGGACCGGCTACGGGCGGGTCCGGCTCCCCTTCCCGAAGGAGCACATCCGGTCCGAGATCCTCTGCCACGGCCTGGGGGCCCACATGATGTTCCCCGGGACCCGCACGGTCCTCGACATCGGCGGCCAGGACACGAAGGGGATCCAGATCGATGAGAACGGCATCGTGACGAGCTTCCAGATGAACGACCGCTGCGCCGCCGGGTGCGGCCGCTACCTCGGCTACATCGCGGACGAGATGAAGATCGGGCTCCACGAGCTGGGGCCCATCGCGATGAAGGCGACCCGGGTCCCGCGGATCAACTCCACCTGCACCGTCTTCGCCGGAGCGGAACTCCGGGATCGCCTCGCCCTCGGCGAGAAGCGCGAGGACATCCTGGCGGGGCTGCACCGCGCGATCATGCTGCGCGCGATCTCCATCATTTCTCGCTCCGGCGGGGTCACGAACGAGTTCACCTTCACCGGGGGAGTCGCGAAGAACGAAGCGGCCGTCCGCGAGCTGCGCAAGCTTCTGAAGGAGAACTACGGCGACGTGTCCATCAACATCAGCCCCGATTCGATCTACACGGGGGCCCTCGGGGGCGCGAACTTCGCTCTGCGGGCCGTCGTCCACTAA
- the bcrD gene encoding benzoyl-CoA reductase subunit D: MTVSIGVDVGSGVIKTALFRVEGERSKWLSRWDARIRQRNTFALVEESMRSVLDSAGLARDDVDYVATTGEGESLPGATGHFYSMTTHARGALYLNPEARAVLDIGALHGRAISIDGKGKVLTYRMTSQCASGSGQFLENISRYLGIAQDEIGALSQQATKPEKVSSICAVLAETDVINMVSRAIKPSDILRGIHESMAERLIKLLKSIDVKRGVVMMTGGLALDAGLVSALQDGMVQQKMETKVAAHADSLYAGAIGAALWGAFRHGKLKERGLLPKAS, encoded by the coding sequence ATGACCGTTTCGATCGGCGTCGACGTCGGATCCGGAGTCATCAAGACCGCGCTGTTCCGCGTGGAAGGGGAAAGGAGCAAGTGGCTCTCCCGCTGGGACGCCCGCATCCGCCAGAGGAACACGTTCGCGCTCGTCGAGGAGTCGATGCGGTCCGTCCTGGATTCCGCGGGGCTCGCGCGGGACGACGTCGACTACGTCGCGACCACCGGCGAGGGGGAAAGCCTTCCGGGCGCGACGGGGCACTTCTACTCGATGACCACCCACGCCCGGGGAGCCCTGTACCTCAACCCCGAGGCGCGCGCAGTGCTCGACATCGGGGCGCTGCATGGCCGCGCGATCTCCATCGACGGGAAGGGGAAGGTCCTGACCTACCGGATGACCAGCCAGTGCGCGTCCGGCTCCGGGCAATTCCTCGAGAACATCTCCCGGTACCTCGGGATCGCCCAGGACGAGATCGGCGCGCTGTCGCAGCAGGCGACGAAGCCGGAGAAGGTGAGCAGCATCTGCGCCGTCCTGGCGGAGACCGACGTGATCAACATGGTCTCCCGCGCGATCAAGCCGAGCGACATCCTGCGCGGCATCCACGAGTCGATGGCGGAACGACTGATCAAGCTGCTCAAGTCGATCGACGTGAAGCGCGGGGTGGTGATGATGACCGGCGGGCTGGCGCTGGACGCGGGCCTTGTTTCGGCCCTCCAGGACGGGATGGTCCAGCAGAAGATGGAGACGAAGGTCGCCGCCCACGCGGACTCCCTGTACGCCGGCGCGATCGGCGCCGCGCTGTGGGGCGCCTTCCGCCACGGGAAGCTGAAGGAGCGCGGTCTGCTGCCGAAGGCGTCGTAG